A single window of Aspergillus puulaauensis MK2 DNA, chromosome 5, nearly complete sequence DNA harbors:
- a CDS encoding alpha/beta hydrolase (COG:S;~EggNog:ENOG410PUHW;~InterPro:IPR000073,IPR029058;~PFAM:PF12697): protein MMQPFRTILPNDAVLTGLHNIPARSSNAGEHRPLVILLHGGTYDSQYFDVDAKYGASFTSNALGVPCVAPNRPGYQDSTSFYPIPSHSNFAQEYGRSLHRNILPTVWSEFGEPHGCNSVVLLCHSIATTGAIIAAGLYATESQPRYPLCGVICSGFGTQEGWMPSEPLQDGEDIPALFLPPGVKDKMLLQEGLADPAVYEHSHRLNHKTTVEEFKSIRDVWHPGWRELAAAVKVPVMWALAGRDTVWKANHEHLAEIVGAFTRSERVEGSIVLGAPHNIELSYWSHGWYARCFGFALECAASFARPKA from the coding sequence ATGATGCAGCCTTTCAGAACCATTCTTCCCAACGACGCAGTTTTGACGGGACTGCATAACATTCCAGCCCGCTCATCCAACGCTGGGGAACACCGCCCGCTTGTCATTCTCCTCCATGGAGGTACATATGACTCGCAATACTTCGATGTTGATGCCAAATACGGCGCTTCGTTTACCAGCAACGCCCTGGGAGTTCCATGTGTGGCGCCTAATCGTCCCGGTTACCAAGACTCAACGTCTTTCTATCCCATTCCAAGCCACTCGAATTTTGCCCAGGAATACGGTCGCTCGCTGCATCGGAACATTCTCCCAACGGTGTGGTCCGAATTTGGGGAACCCCACGGGTGCAACTCCGTCGTCCTCTTATGCCACAGCATTGCCACTACGGGTGCGATTATAGCTGCCGGTTTGTATGCAACCGAGTCGCAGCCGCGGTACCCACTGTGTGGGGTTATTTGCTCTGGGTTTGGGACCCAGGAGGGCTGGATGCCGAGCGAGCCGCTGCAAGATGGAGAGGACATTCCAGCTCTGTTTCTGCCGCCGGGAGTGAAAGACAAAATGCTGCTTCAAGAAGGACTAGCTGATCCAGCCGTCTATGAACACAGCCACAGGCTGAATCACAAGACGACCGTTGAAGAATTCAAATCTATTCGTGACGTCTGGCATCCAGGTTGGAGAGAACTGGCCGCCGCGGTCAAGGTGCCGGTGATGTGGGCGCTCGCTGGCCGGGACACCGTTTGGAAGGCAAATCATGAACACTTGGCCGAGATCGTTGGTGCCTTTACGCGCAGTGAGAGGGTTGAGGGCAGTATCGTTCTAGGGGCACCACACAATATCGAACTGAGCTACTGGTCGCATGGATGGTACGCAAGGTGCTTCGGATTTGCTTTGGAATGCGCCGCTTCTTTTGCGAGGCCGAAAGCCTGA
- a CDS encoding cupin domain-containing protein (COG:S;~EggNog:ENOG410PY47;~InterPro:IPR014710,IPR011051,IPR013096;~PFAM:PF07883), with product MPMSIIRNSRGTGKTTSKAPSDRFTGDVWVDSAFSDGKLTMANVTFTPCARTNWHTHEHGQFLQIIAGSGWICDKGEEPQLVKVGDLVWCPPGTTHWHGASAGSYMTHLAIGFGKAEWHEAVPDEDYSKAE from the coding sequence ATGCCAATGTCAATCATCCGTAACTCCCGCGGCACGGGGAAAACAACCAGCAAAGCGCCATCCGATCGGTTCACGGGTGACGTCTGGGTGGACAGCGCATTCTCCGATGGCAAACTTACCATGGCAAATGTGACATTCACTCCATGCGCCCGTACCAACTGGCACACACATGAACACGGGCAATTTCTTCAAATAATTGCAGGATCAGGCTGGATCTGCGACAAGGGTGAGGAGCCTCAGCTGGTGAAAGTTGGGGATTTGGTCTGGTGCCCTCCCGGCACCACGCACTGGCATGGGGCAAGTGCTGGGAGCTATATGACGCACCTAGCAATTGGCTTTGGCAAGGCTGAGTGGCATGAAGCGGTTCCGGATGAAGATTACAGTAAAGCTGAGTAG
- a CDS encoding SMP-30/gluconolactonase/LRE family protein (COG:S;~EggNog:ENOG410PWWF;~InterPro:IPR011042,IPR013658;~PFAM:PF08450) has translation MKASYFTMATMLCAQVRGRTANGVFLPAELAYSLPQPFQGPEAQNGNFSTNFVNTQTQNTSVNRLLRDARAATYYAFDEEFYAILGGQHPPLSEIGSQDPGSAFEAGVWVPELNEVWFTSIGSSPPTYISILDLETHSVRRPEIPELRDVNPNGGYYFNGLVYFAIAGNESALAGATGIVSVDPKTYKVTSIINSFFGLVMVSVDDLAWVKPNASAGATSCAVPGEYNLFFSSFDFGSEGVLGFAPTVLPNAVWRFSPQTKSLQGVISRADILKPNGLRTDPTGSYLYVTDAAFPFNVGGGANSSGSGAIYRYDLDRFCTPVNKQMVAIVRSYADGMHIDDYGRIWTAEYDGVIVRDPRGKVLGVFNAEALLGVEIAPIANFALAGDKLVILAVDRIYIIELGQNVTTPERFSIP, from the coding sequence ATGAAAGCGAGTTACTTTACTATGGCAACTATGCTGTGCGCCCAGGTGCGCGGACGAACAGCGAATGGAGTATTTCTTCCAGCAGAGTTGGCCTACAGCTTGCCTCAGCCGTTCCAGGGTCCGGAAGCGCAAAATGGTAACTTCAGCACCAACTTCGTGAACACGCAAACACAAAACACCTCAGTGAACCGACTCCTGAGAGACGCTCGTGCGGCGACTTACTACGCGTTCGACGAAGAGTTCTACGCCATTCTTGGGGGACAACACCCGCCGCTTTCCGAAATCGGTTCACAGGACCCCGGTTCTGCATTCGAAGCTGGTGTGTGGGTACCCGAGCTCAACGAGGTCTGGTTTACCAGCATTGGAAGTTCACCCCCTACGTATATCAGCATCCTGGATCTCGAGACCCATAGTGTCAGGCGGCCGGAGATTCCCGAACTTCGCGACGTCAACCCAAATGGAGGGTATTATTTCAATGGGCTAGTCTATTTCGCAATTGCGGGCAACGAATCAGCGCTAGCGGGTGCAACTGGGATAGTGTCTGTCGATCCTAAAACATACAAGGTGACGAGCATTATCAATAGTTTCTTCGGACTCGTCATGGTCAGCGTCGACGACCTAGCATGGGTCAAACCGAACGCCTCTGCCGGGGCAACCTCTTGTGCCGTGCCGGGGGAATACAACCTGTTCTTCTCATCATTCGACTTCGGATCCGAGGGGGTGTTGGGATTTGCGCCCACTGTGCTACCGAATGCTGTGTGGCGGTTCTCCCCGCAGACAAAATCCTTGCAGGGGGTGATATCGCGCGCGGATATCCTAAAGCCCAATGGTCTGCGGACCGACCCAACTGGATCGTACCTCTACGTTACAGATGCTGCCTTTCCGTTTAATGTTGGTGGCGGAGCGAATAgctctggttctggggccATCTACCGTTATGATCTCGACCGCTTCTGCACCCCGGTGAACAAACAGATGGTGGCAATTGTCCGCAGTTATGCCGATGGAATGCACATAGATGACTACGGGCGCATTTGGACGGCGGAATATGACGGGGTTATTGTCAGAGATCCTCGCGGAAAGGTATTGGGTGTCTTCAATGCCGAAGCCCTACTCGGCGTCGAGATTGCTCCTATTGCAAACTTCGCGCTCGCTGGCGACAAACTTGTGATTTTGGCTGTAGATCGGATCTATATTATTGAACTTGGTCAGAATGTGACCACGCCAGAAAGGTTCTCTATACCGTGA
- a CDS encoding uncharacterized protein (COG:G;~EggNog:ENOG410PM1B;~InterPro:IPR005829,IPR036259,IPR010573;~PFAM:PF06609,PF07690;~TransMembrane:13 (i28-53o73-93i100-119o125-145i157-180o192-210i231-251o263-285i306-325o345-363i370-388o394-417i523-542o);~go_component: GO:0016021 - integral component of membrane [Evidence IEA];~go_function: GO:0022857 - transmembrane transporter activity [Evidence IEA];~go_process: GO:0055085 - transmembrane transport [Evidence IEA]) → MLTTTTTTNYNNPENRGHRSSDMPRTHWISPAFIGTYSAMGFTFMGTLGGFALFAPLQNDINNDLGPSSNIEYAPLLNVILSAISIQIVGRMSDIFGRRWFFIIGTGIGLLASILGATAHSITQIIVSQALFGISLGIGDSFFWVVSEIVPMKWRYLAVSGQYIYTFPGNPLAAKVAVAFQTQTNTHWRGCFYFLIGVNTAAILLWYFFYHPPTFETLHRGTQMKDLLRHFDWLGLLLYSAALVVFLLGLTWGGGTYAWNSPQVLACLICGGALFLLFGLWEIYLPFPATEPFLPLYLFRSMKFQSCVWLGAIGGAAYYGFSLVWPDAVRTLYTDLSADKQGTLSSVAILCFTLGQMISGPIATCLGSKMGAISASIIAAPMLAAAAADPLNRQLTLGLVATGCLFIGVLEGVSLIASTFPLKTQGEIGTAGGLVGTTRQFLGSVATAVFTTVLRNREATTIPQYVNPSVIEAGLPPSSIAALISGLNGATPLNNETVPGYNSTIAEIADSSWKTAHAQSYKTVFYVSFGFFAAALILSWFVPTFDRDKEDFVAGEVQRTTQEAPTDPKE, encoded by the exons ATGCtcaccaccactaccaccaccaactACAACAACCCCGAGAACAGAGGCCACCGCTCATCAGATATGCCCAGGACACACTGGATCAGTCCTGCCTTTATAGGCACCTACTCTGCAATGGGATTCACGTTCATGGGCACGCTTGGTGGATTTGCCCTATTCGCTCCATTGCAAAACGACATCAACAATGACCTTGGGCCGAGTTCGAATATCGAG TATGCGCCTCTACTGAACGTCATATTAtctgccatctccatccagatTGTCGGCCGGATGAGCGATATTTTCGGAAGACGGTGGTTTTTTATTATTGGCACTGGAATTGGTTTACTTGCTTCCATTCTTGGCGCCACAGCACACTCGATCACACAGATCATTGTTTCACAAGCTCTCTTTGGCATCTCGCTGGGCATTGGGGATTCTTTTTTCTGGGTTGTGAGTGAGATAGTACCGATGAAGTGGCGATACCTGGCGGTTTCCGGCCAGTATATCTACACTTTTCCGGGAAATCCACTGGCGGCCAAGGTGGCTGTCGCGTTCCAG ACGCAAACAAATACCCACTGGCGAGGTtgcttttattttcttattgGTGTCAACACCGCAGCTATCCTCCTATGGTATTTCTTTTACCACCCACCAACGTTTGAAACACTGCACCGCGGAACACAGATGAAGGACTTATTAAGGCACTTTGACTGGCTTGGGCTGCTTCTTTATTCCGCCGCACTGGTCGTCTTTCTCCTAGGTCTGACCTGGGGGGGAGGCACGTACGCCTGGAATAGCCCCCAAGTTCTTGCGTGCCTTATTTGCGGAGGGGCGCTTTTCCTTCTATTTGGCTTGTGGGAAATATATTTGCCCTTTCCCGCTACAGAGCCATTCCTCCCCCTTTATCTCTTCAGGAGCATGAAGTTCCAGTCATGCGTGTGGCTTGGTGCCATTGGTGGCGCCGCCTACTACGGCTTTAGTCTAGTCTGGCCTGATGCTGTTCGAACACTCTACACGGATCTGAGTGCTGACAAACAGGGCACGCTGTCCAGCGTTGCGATCCTGTGCTTTACACTTGGTCAGATGATAAGTGGTCCAATTGCAACATGCTTGGGCTCAAAAATGGGTGCGATATCCGCTTCTATCATTGCTGCTCCGATGCTGGCCGCCGCGGCTGCGGATCCACTCAATAGGCAGCTCACCCTGGGCCTTGTAGCGACGGGGTGTCTGTTTATTGGTGTACTAGAAGGCGTGAGTCTGATTGCCTCGACCTTTCCGCTGAAAACGCAAGGCGAGATTGGCACTGCAGGAGGGCTGGTTGGCACTACTCGCCAGTTTCTCGGGTCAGTTGCCACGGCCGTCTTCACGACAGTTCTGAGGAATCGCGAGGCGACCACAATCCCACAGTATGTCAATCCATCTGTAATTGAGGCAGGGCTTCCACCGTCATCGATCGCTGCACTTATCTCTGGTCTGAACGGTGCTACTCCGCTGAATAACGAAACCGTGCCTGGATACAATAGCACTATTGCCGAAATCGCGGACAGTTCCTGGAAGACGGCGCATGCCCAGTCTTACAAGACAGTGTTTTACGTCAGTTTCGGGTTTTTCGCGGCGGCGTTGATTCTTTCCTGGTTTGTTCCAACGTTCGATCGCGACAAGGAGGACTTCGTGGCTGGAGAGGTCCAGCGGACAACGCAGGAAGCACCCACTGACCCCAAGGAATAA
- a CDS encoding uncharacterized protein (COG:I;~EggNog:ENOG410PMM2;~InterPro:IPR029154,IPR015815,IPR036291,IPR006115, IPR008927,IPR013328;~PFAM:PF03446,PF14833;~go_function: GO:0016491 - oxidoreductase activity [Evidence IEA];~go_function: GO:0050661 - NADP binding [Evidence IEA];~go_function: GO:0051287 - NAD binding [Evidence IEA];~go_process: GO:0055114 - oxidation-reduction process [Evidence IEA]): protein MADDIGFIGIGNMGYGMAGNIRKKMPSGATLYVNDVVLPTCERFVREFGGFGPIIIGETPRKIAEKAKTIITMLPAGIQVRQVYLEGNASFLQAPADKDRLLLECSTIEVNTAKEIGRTVLEAGKGTYIDAPVSGGVKAAAAGTLSFMVGADGPGEQDSSPINRRAFDMISMMADPAKVIFAGQLGTGLAAKIANNYIAFCTSLATAEAMSIGVRSGVEPKTLFNIIRASTGDSWHLGIKPCIPDIVPTAPSSNGYAPAFKPFMVVKDLGLALEAARETGIEPRCATAALETYKKASQLTRYKDLDCTAVWLLINEKASPNPGTQ from the exons ATGGCGGATGACATTGGCTTCATTG GAATCGGAAATATGGGGTACGGGATGGCAGGGAATATTCGGAAGAAAATGCCCAGTGGCGCAACCCTCTATGTCAATGATGTGGTCCTACCAACGTGCGAACGCTTTGTGAGGGAATTCGGCGGATTTGGCCCAATTATAATCGGCGAGACTCCAAGAAAGATCgctgagaaggccaagaCGATTATCACCATGCTGCCTGCTGGTATCCAGGTGAGACAGGTTTATCTGGAGGGAAATGCGTCTTTCTTGCAGGCCCCAGCAGACAAAGATCGCCTCTTGTTGGAATGCAGTACGATTGAGGTCAATACAGCCAAAGAAATCGGAAGAACAGTCCTGGAGGCTGGGAAGGGCACGTACATTGATGCTCCTGTCTCG GGCGGCGTCaaagctgcagctgctggcacATTGTCATTCATGGTTGGCGCTGACGGGCCCGGAGAGCAGGATAGCAGTCCCATAAATCGACGAGCTTTTGATATGATCTCTATGATGGCTGACCCGGCCAAGGTTATCTTCGCCGGTCAGCTCGGGACGGGCTTAGCTGCCAAGATTGCGAATAACTACATTGCTTTCTGTACATCCCTTGCCACAGCAGAAGCAATGTCAATTGGAGTGCGCAGCGGGGTGGAGCCGAAGACGTTGTTTAACATCATCAGAGCGTCCACGGGAGATTCATGGCATCTGGGTATCAAGCCATGTATTCCGGACATCGTCCCTACTGCTCCATCTAGTAATGGGTACGCCCCTGCGTTCAAACCCTTTATGGTGGTCAAGGACCTGGGCCTCGCTCTTGAAGCAGCACGAGAGACGGGGATTGAGCCGCGGTGCGCCACAGCGGCGCTTGAGACCTACAAAAAAGCATCGCAGCTCACACGTTATAAG GACCTCGACTGTACAGCCGTCTGGCTTCTCATCAACGAAAAGGCCTCACCAAATCCGGGGACACAGTAG
- a CDS encoding uncharacterized protein (COG:G;~EggNog:ENOG410PM2U;~InterPro:IPR005829,IPR005828,IPR003663,IPR036259, IPR020846;~PFAM:PF00083,PF07690;~TransMembrane:9 (o6-25i37-56o68-89i158-176o196-216i223-246o258-280i287-308o320-342i);~go_component: GO:0016020 - membrane [Evidence IEA];~go_component: GO:0016021 - integral component of membrane [Evidence IEA];~go_function: GO:0022857 - transmembrane transporter activity [Evidence IEA];~go_process: GO:0055085 - transmembrane transport [Evidence IEA]) yields MLLVGRFLTGLGAGMVNCSIPLYQAEVSPPKQRGRMVGSHGVMLSAGFAFAGWAGYGCYYEPNHDIQWRLLLCLQVVSPAILLAVTPWLPESPRWLVLNDKTDLAFRTLKRLHQTAGDSDDTVAREELIQIFAQIELEKAKSRSLISMLQIPSYRRRLLTGFFIQFLCQSSGVTVINNYSVMLYTMLGIPSDVQLLIYAIWLTWSCISNLIGSLIVDRLGRVLMFKIGFVSSVVALSIYTGLMSVYSSQESKVGSGAALAFAFLFLGCFGIFVDAVSYIYVGEIFPLFMRATGISFSISGWFSAALVYNEVAATAFNQIGWRYNLVFICITVVSLPVIIFLLPETKNLPLEEVSRLFGDEVALGAGHMTAEDKERIVESLVRRGAKGDVVQQLVGTAVEIERL; encoded by the exons ATGTTGCTTGTCGGGCGCTTTTTAACTGGCCTGGGAGCCGGCATGGTAAATTGTAGCATCCCTCTCTATCAGGCCGAGGTGTCACCACCCAAGCAACGCGGCCGCATGGTGGGATCCCATGGCGTGATGCTCAGCGCTGGGTTTGCCTTCGCAGGGTGGGCAGGCTACGGTTGCTATTATGAACCAAACCACGACATTCAGTGGCGATTATTGCTCTGTCTCCAAGTTGTCAGCCCCGCAATTCTCCTGGCTGTGACCCCCTGGTTACCGGAATCGCCACGGTGGCTGGTCCTGAACGACAAAACAGACCTTGCCTTCCGAACCCTGAAAAGGCTTCACCAGACTGCTGGAGATAGCGACGACACTGTTGCCCGCGAAGAGCTCATCCAAATTTTCGCCCAGATTGAACTAGAGAAGGCCAAGTCGCGGAGCTTGATATCAATGCTGCAAATACCGTCTTATAGAAGGCGCTTGCTGACGGGGTTTTTCATACAGTTCCTGTGCCAGAGTTCTGGGGTCACGGTAATCAACAACTACTCGGTGATGCTATACACAATGCTCGGTATACCTAGCGACGTTCAACTACTTATCTACGCAATCTGGCTCACTTGGTCCTGTATATCAAACCTCATCGGTAGTCTGATTGTCGACAGGCTTGGTAGAGTCCTGATGTTTAAGATTGGATTT GTCTCCTCCGTGGTTGCGCTTTCCATATATACGGGATTGATGAGTGTCTACAGCTCGCAAGAGAGCAAGGTCGGAAGCGGCGCTGCGCTGGCATTTGCGTTCCTTTTTCTGGGTTGCTTCGGCATATTCGTCGACGCAGTGTCTTACATCTACGTGGGGGAGATATTCCCTCTGTTCATGCGGGCAACGGGCATCAGCTTCTCGATATCCGGTTGGTTCAGCGCGGCGCTGGTCTACAATGAAGTTGCTGCTACTGCGTTCAACCAAATCGGCTGGAGGTACAATCTGGTTTTCATCTGCATTACCGTCGTGTCATTGCCCGTCATCATTTTTCTATTGCCGGAGACGAAGAACCTGCCCCTAGAGGAAGTGTCACGACTATTTGGCGATGAGGTTGCCCTTGGCGCTGGCCACATGACAGCTGAAGACAAGGAGCGTATTGTGGAAAGTCTTGTGAGAAGGGGGGCGAAGGGCGACGTTGTTCAGCAGTTGGTCGGTACAGCCGTTGAAATTGAAAGGCTTTAG
- a CDS encoding uncharacterized protein (COG:K;~EggNog:ENOG410PGPD;~InterPro:IPR036864,IPR007219,IPR001138;~PFAM:PF00172;~go_function: GO:0000981 - DNA-binding transcription factor activity, RNA polymerase II-specific [Evidence IEA];~go_function: GO:0003677 - DNA binding [Evidence IEA];~go_function: GO:0008270 - zinc ion binding [Evidence IEA];~go_process: GO:0006351 - transcription, DNA-templated [Evidence IEA];~go_process: GO:0006355 - regulation of transcription, DNA-templated [Evidence IEA]) — protein sequence MSNSCRRSREPAQLLACLNCRRSKVKCRGMGITGCKRCTDGALSCVMPTQDERKRPSSKHHIRRLEDRIQQLEEELRSQREQSPRTRTASTDNTNTPPSGRLCTPEGPTAGALISELCSPRHQVVYDENGGSCYYGPTAGLNLAIASSTAPPSTTQSATTVQIPSDLQSEVYQQLLTSFWRDHNSVMPIVHQEAFELDMTKGMGLYYSSALHYAMCACAALMTGPHVQPRIVRSELFQRASEFLQEESSCPRMTTVQTLHILAVCEFMQMNTARGWLLSGRRG from the exons ATGAGCAACAGCTGTCGCCGATCGCGGGAGCCTGCGCAGCTACTAGCTTGCCTCAACTGCCGGAGGTCTAAGGTGAAG TGCCGAGGAATGGGCATTACTGGATGCAAGAGATGTACTGACGGCGCCTTGAGCTGTGTGATGCCCACTCAAGACGAAAGAAAGCG TCCGTCTTCCAAGCATCACATCCGCCGCTTGGAGGACCGTATAcagcagcttgaggaggagctgcgGTCACAGAGAGAACAGTCACCAAGAACCAGAACTGCTTCTACGGACAATACAAACACTCCACCTTCCGGGCGATTGTGTACGCCTGAAGGACCTACGGCTGGGGCTCTCATATCGGAACTATGTTCCCCACGTCACCAGGTTGTTTATGATGAGAACGGTGGTAGTTGTTACTACGGGCCAACTGCCGGCTTGAACCTAGCTATTGCATCCTCGACGGCGCCGCCATCGACGACGCAGTCTGCAACGACTGTGCAAATACCATCAGATTTACAGAGTGAGGTCTACCAGCAGCTGTTGACTAGCTTCTGGCGCGATCACAACTCGGTTATGCCAATTGTGCATCAAGAGGCGTTTGAGTTGGACATGACCAAGGGAATGGGACTTTACTACAGCAGCGCCTTACATTACGCGATGTGTGCATGCGCTGCCCTCATGACTGGCCCACACGTTCAACCCCGGATTGTACGATCCGAACTGTTTCAGAGGGCGTCGGAATTCCTCCAGGAAGAGTCTTCATGTCCGCGAATGACTACGGTTCAGACATTGCACATCCTAGCGGTATGCGAATTCATGCAGATGAACACCGCGAGAGGGTGGCTTTTATCGGGTAGGAGAGGGTAA
- a CDS encoding fungal specific transcription factor domain-containing protein, protein MKVFSALIEIVELTEAVQRTLNTGDSSQDAVRTMGMRLSRWHSSLPEALQYHGDVQPGLAMLHMHYNCAIILLHRPFAAFGQPLDTSQPGSLAQTLGCRSKCVHAATMIARILDISFQARIGSQVVPISAFYAVMIAALTLVADLSDQREANICDVQLQQGEVWSFRCCMSAMALFEQHPQPARTAVAQIRHIVHVCQLESMLIPANDHSFCTTRDEISSLLIPPMPVSSKDEAIVAYSDTGFGDARQTPQCAANSAYSSYDLLHDGFYDMLTGSAPVPGDG, encoded by the exons ATGAAAGTTTTTTCAGCTTTGATAGAGATAGTTGAACTTACAGAAGCCGTCCAACGAACTTTGAACACTGGTGACTCTAGTCAGGACGCGGTGCGAACAATGGGCATGCGGTTGTCGCGCTGGCATTCGTCGCTGCCTGAGGCGCTGCAATACCATGGTGATGTGCAGCCTGGCCTCGCAATGTTACA TATGCACTACAACTGCGCTATTATCCTCCTGCACCGCCCATTTGCGGCGTTCGGGCAGCCCCTGGATACTTCTCAGCCGGGGTCACTCGCACAGACACTTGGATGTCGCTCGAAGTGCGTCCACGCGGCCACTATGATTGCGCGAATTCTGGACATTAGCTTCCAGGCAAGGATCGGGAGCCAGGTGGTACCTATATCTGCTTTCTACGCCGTCATGATTGCCGCCCTCACCTTGGTGGCAGACCTATCAGACCAGAGAGAAGCAAACATCTGTGATGTGCAACTGCAGCAAGGGGAAGTGTGGAGTTTCCGGTGCTGTATGAGCGCGATGGCTTTGTTCGAACAGCATCCACAGCCAGCGCGAACGGCTGTTGCACAAATCCGCCATATTGTTCATGTATGCCAGCTAGAGAGCATGCTTATACCGGCTAATGACCACAGCTTCTGTACGACGAGAGATGAAATATCTTCTCTGTTGATACCACCCATGCCTGTGAGCTCTAAGGATGAGGCAATAGTAGCATACTCTGACACCGGGTTTGGTGACGCCCGTCAGACGCCACAATGCGCTGCGAATAGCGCATATAGCAGCTACGACCTGCTCCACGATGGCTTCTACGACATGCTAACAGGCTCGGCGCCAGTCCCGGGTGATGGTTAG
- a CDS encoding MBL fold metallo-hydrolase (COG:S;~EggNog:ENOG410PISV;~InterPro:IPR001279,IPR036866;~PFAM:PF00753), with amino-acid sequence MPDFPSHTIPPGATARVCLIDTTTTIDNVPFARLLEPPIEGVNKIPILRTYSFFVENSRGRKVLFDLGARKDLKNLAPSVRSMLDTVDWVVKVEKNVLDILQENGYEGKEFEAIIWSHHHWDHIGNVAPFPNSVNLVVGPGFTKAYLPGPSTLDDCPVDSPIPMSDYMGREMVEVDFNGPRSLKIGRMRAHDYFGDGSFYLLDTPGHSIGHLSAVVRTSTSPDTFVILGADAIHETGELRPSQYLPIPETLHLAHFSNPQQNIFCPGDAVHELQASRGRKPTDALFNPTAGYNMPDVHNTIRMLQEFDWNENFFFIYAHDGSIKGVVDEFPMPLNDWKEKDWGRLTKWRFLGHYVPCLRSIAASP; translated from the exons ATGCCAGACTTTCCATCCCACACTATCCCGCCTGGGGCTACAGCCAGGGTATGTCTAATTGACACAACCACTACTATCGACAATGTTCCCTTTGCTCGCCTGCTGGAGCCCCCCATTGAGGGCGTTAATAAGATTCCTATTCTACGCACCTATTCCTTTTTCGTGGAAAACTCTCGCGGACGTAAAGTACTGTTTGACCTGGGTGCTCGAAAGGACCTCAAAAACCTGGCACCGTCAGTCCGCAGTATGCTGGATACCGTTGACTGGGTAGTGAAGGTAGAGAAGAATGTGCTCGACATCTTACAGGAGAACGGATATGAGGGTAAAGAATTCGAGGCCATAATTTGGAG CCACCATCATTGGGACCATATCGGGAATGTGGCCCCCTTCCCAAATAGTGTCAACCTGGTTGTTGGGCCCGGGTTTACAAAAGCATACCTACCTGGGCCGTCCACCCTCGATGATTGCCCGGTTGATTCCCCCATTCCGATGTCAGATTACAT gggaagggaaatggtTGAAGTTGATTTCAATGGGCCTCGCTCGCTGAAAATCGGGCGCATGAGGGCTCATGATTACTTTGGCGATGGGTCGTTCTATCTTCTTGATACTCCAGGACATTCGATCGGCCACTTATCCGCCGTTGTGCGCACCTCAACCAGTCCGGATACGTTTGTCATTCTGGGCGCCGATGCTATCCATGAAACCGGCGAACTGCGTCCCTCTCAATACCTCCCAATCCCCGAAACACTCCATCTTGCCCATTTTTCGAACCCGCAGCAGAATATCTTCTGTCCTGGAGACGCGGTCCATGAATTACAAGCGTCAAGAGGCCGGAAACCCACAGACGCATTATTCAACCCAACAGCAGGATATAACATGCCCGATGTACACAACACCATTCGAATGCTCCAGGAGTTCGATTGGAATGagaatttcttcttcatctacGCCCACGATGGATCCATCAAAGGAGTCGTGGATGAGTTTCCAATGCCCCTTAATGattggaaagaaaaagactgGGGACGCCTGACGAAATGGAGGTTTCTGGGACACTACGTGCCCTGTTTGAGATCAATTGCTGCGAGCCCCTAA